A genomic stretch from Salarias fasciatus chromosome 10, fSalaFa1.1, whole genome shotgun sequence includes:
- the mepcea gene encoding 7SK snRNA methylphosphate capping enzyme, translating into MSVDEDTAKIGCPQPSSTSPLQPTDHTGSYGNLSAMMEKTAATPDFAAACPVPGTAASPKHTSTTEALDLSDSTQRRGKANENNINRRNSFHHSKQQPQTRVTKRRNTANCSFKHPMSGKRRRRANSESDSVLPTNFLLGGNIFDPLNLNSLLDEEVNRALNAETPKSSPLPAKSRDPVEILIPRDITDPLNLNSGIADSSFLASPFKSGGRKRHRNRHHGGSGGGISTTQTSLSESGRGDVRSSTSTPLPGMLASSSALGVSKESNSFSSITAGNSHELTSDSSAGVKEEPTSVSTEDSTSCPSWGPNQHTSRRKRRRNSGKMEPPLTHSTPAGKSGSNERSCAVGPKNSFHTPRSGSKTGPGPRQHQHPHGQGKDPHKKFQFGNYNKYYGYRNPGCSEDPRVRVFRPEWFEGKDVLDLGCNAGHLTLYIAKMLRPARILGLDIDSGLVHAARKNIRHYLSELQTQEARRAMQRKKTKQEERNGNENHTGTEEKHNEAETRDENGKPVKGESGPAEAVNDNDSCYTDEKGTQRQDSNTEEMKQEDFDSPPADRAVSCSFPVSLRISRGPIAAPPLTETSTVKPGEFPSNVSFVKANYVLDNDNLLVTQRPEYDVILCLSVTKWVHLNWGDSGLKRLFKRVYRHLRPGGMFILEPQPWESYVRRRKLTDNISRNYHSIRLKPDQFSSYLVHEVGFASFEHLGAPKCSVRGFQRPIYVFHK; encoded by the exons ATGTCTGTCGATGAGGATACTGCCAAAATTGGCTGTCCACAGCCCAGTTCAACATCACCTCTGCAGCCCACAGATCATACCGGATCGTATGGCAATCTGTCTGCCATGATGGAGAAAACTGCGGCGACCCCCGACTTTGCAGCCGCGTGTCCCGTTCCAGGCACAGCCGCCTCACCAAAACACACCAGCACGACTGAGGCGCTCGATCTTTCCGACAGCACTCAACGGAGAGGCAAAGCTAACGAGAACAACATCAACCGCAGAAATAGCTTTCATCATTCCAAACAGCAGCCGCAAACAAGAGTGACAAAGCGCCGCAACACAGCAAACTGTAGTTTTAAGCATCCGATGTCCGGCAAGAGGAGACGAAGAGCTAACTCAGAGAGCGACTCCGTCCTGCCTACCAACTTCCTCTTAGGTGGCAACATTTTTGACCCCCTGAATCTCAACAGCCTGCTAGATGAAGAGGTCAACAGGGCACTGAATGCAGAGACGCCAAAATCTTCCCCACTGCCTGCGAAAAGTCGAGACCCTGTGGAAATATTGATCCCCAGAGACATCACAGATCCACTGAACCTCAACAGCGGGATAGCAGACAGCAGCTTTTTGGCATCACCCTTCAAGAGTGGTGGAAGGAAGAGACACCGCAACAGACACCACGGAGGGAGTGGTGGGGGGATTTCTACCACACAGACAAGCCTGTCCGAATCAGGGAGAGGTGACGTCAGATCGAGCACGTCTACTCCGCTTCCAGGTATGTTAGCTTCATCTTCCGCACTAGGTGTCTCCAAAGAGTCAAACAGTTTCTCCAGCATCACAGCAGGAAATTCCCATGAGCTGACGTCTGACAGTTCAGCTGGCGTCAAGGAGGAGCCGACATCTGTATCTACTGAGGACTCCACATCCTGTCCGTCTTGGGGTCCAAACCAGCACACAAGCAGACGTAAGAGAAGACGCAACTCGGGCAAAATGGAGCCTCCATTGACCCATTCTACCCCCGCTGGAAAGTCAGGATCTAATGAGAGGAGTTGTGCAGTGGGGCCAAAAAATTCCTTTCACACGCCAAGAAGTGGTTCCAAAACAGGCCCGGGACCTCGCCAGCATCAGCATCCTCACGGTCAGGGCAAGGACCCGCACAAGAAGTTCCAGTTTGGGAATTACAACAAGTATTACGGCTACCGCAACCCTGGCTGTAGTGAAGACCCTCGCGTGCGTGTGTTCCGTCCTGAGTGGTTTGAAGGTAAAGATGTACTGGACTTGGGGTGCAACGCAGGCCACCTCACTCTTTATATTGCCAAAATGCTAAGACCTGCACGCATACTGGGCCTTGATATAGACAGTGGTCTGGTCCACGCAGCTCGTAAGAACATCAGACATTATctgtcagagctgcagaccCAAGAGGCCAGGCGTGCAATGCAGAGAAAAAAGACTAAACAGGAAGAGAGGAATGGAAATGAGAATCACACGGGCACAGAAGAGAAGCACAATGAAGCAGAGACCAGGGATGAAAACGGGAAACCGGTGAAAGGAGAAAGTGGCCCTGCAGAGGCTGTAAATGACAATGACTCCTGTTACACAGATGAGAAAGGGACCCAAAGACAGGACAGCAATACAGAGGAAATGAAGCAGGAAGATTTTGATTCACCCCCTGCTGATCGCGCTGTGAGCTGCTCTTTTCCTGTGTCCCTACGGATCTCCAGGGGGCCCATCGCTGCTCCCCCTCTTACAGAGACATCCACAGTGAAGCCTGGGGAGTTCCCCTCAAATGTGTCCTTTGTCAAG gCCAATTACGTACTGGACAACGATAATCTTCTTGTGACTCAGCGGCCTGAGTACGACGTGATCCTTTGCCTGAGCGTGACCAAGTGGGTCCACCTGAACTGGGGAGACAGTGGCCTTAAACGCCTCTTCAAGAGAGTCTACAGACATCTCCGGCCCGGAGGCATGTTCATCCTGGAGCCGCAGCCCTGGGAATCCtacgtgaggaggaggaagttgACC GATAACATCAGCAGAAACTACCACAGCATCCGCCTTAAACCCGACCAGTTTTCTTCATATCTTGTACATGAAGTGGGCTTTGCCAGTTTCGAACACCTTGGGGCCCCCAAGTGTTCAGTGAGAG GTTTTCAGAGGCCAATCTATGTTTTTCACAAATGA